A DNA window from Paraclostridium bifermentans contains the following coding sequences:
- a CDS encoding 4Fe-4S dicluster domain-containing protein has protein sequence MKSTLNSFVIADANKCVGCRACEVACFVEHNKNNNVGYTVGTVEIPVIPRLYLVKQGNFYMPIQCKHCEDAPCLNTCPNKAIKKENNAIIVKEEACVGCKTCILACPFGAIDLLPQYKDRKKVEQIELEDEKVIAYKCDLCKDSDKLACINACPENALKLVSPIEDKKLKNKKAALALLGISNNK, from the coding sequence ATGAAAAGTACATTAAATTCGTTTGTAATAGCAGACGCAAATAAATGCGTAGGATGTAGAGCTTGTGAGGTTGCATGTTTTGTTGAGCATAATAAGAATAATAATGTTGGATATACTGTTGGAACTGTAGAAATACCTGTTATACCAAGATTATATTTAGTTAAACAAGGCAATTTTTATATGCCTATACAATGTAAACATTGCGAAGATGCACCTTGTTTAAATACATGTCCAAATAAGGCAATAAAAAAAGAAAATAATGCAATAATTGTAAAAGAAGAAGCATGTGTTGGGTGTAAAACATGTATATTAGCATGCCCTTTCGGAGCTATAGACCTATTGCCTCAATATAAAGATAGAAAAAAAGTAGAACAAATAGAGTTAGAAGATGAAAAAGTAATAGCATATAAATGTGATTTATGTAAAGATAGCGATAAACTAGCATGTATAAATGCCTGTCCAGAAAATGCATTAAAACTAGTATCTCCTATAGAAGATAAAAAATTAAAAAATAAAAAAGCAGCACTTGCTTTGCTTGGAATTTCAAATAATAAATAG
- a CDS encoding [FeFe] hydrogenase, group A — MIVNIDKDLCTGCKKCSDVCPVDAIQGEKGKAQFIDEDRCVICGQCVQQCKSFAPIYELGQDTIEAKKEERGMLESVQEPLFAAYNTCDVEKVKEALADPNSFTVVQCAPAVRVALGEEFGCDLGELTYGKMVAALKQLKFDRVYDTNFAADLTIMEEGSELIKRIGENKNLPMFTSCCPAWVKFMEDNYPELTNHLSSCKSPQQMGGVVFKTYGAQMNNVDPKDVFSVAVMPCTCKKFECDREEMKSSGYKDVDVVITTRELAYLIKDMGIDFNSLNNEDFDSPLGDYTGAGTIFGVTGGVMEAAIRTGYELITNQEIPNVEVTQVRGGEGIRKSVIKVGDLSLKVAAVSGLKNVVSILEDIKKGDCDLHFIEVMTCPEGCISGGGQPKLLLDEYRELAYSNRRKSTYNHDRDIEIRKSHESPAIKKIYDEFLKEPLGEKSHHLLHTNYCTRKEVAK; from the coding sequence ATGATTGTAAATATAGATAAAGACTTATGTACGGGTTGTAAAAAATGTAGTGATGTTTGTCCAGTAGATGCAATACAAGGAGAAAAAGGAAAGGCTCAATTTATAGATGAAGATAGATGTGTAATCTGTGGTCAATGTGTACAGCAATGTAAATCATTTGCTCCTATATACGAATTAGGACAAGATACAATAGAAGCAAAGAAAGAAGAAAGAGGTATGCTAGAAAGCGTACAAGAACCTCTATTTGCAGCTTATAATACATGTGATGTCGAAAAAGTTAAAGAAGCTTTAGCTGACCCGAATTCATTTACAGTGGTTCAATGCGCTCCAGCAGTAAGAGTTGCATTAGGAGAGGAATTTGGTTGTGATTTAGGAGAATTAACATATGGGAAGATGGTTGCAGCATTAAAACAACTAAAATTTGATAGAGTATATGATACAAACTTTGCAGCTGATTTAACTATAATGGAAGAAGGTAGTGAACTTATAAAAAGAATAGGGGAAAATAAAAATCTTCCTATGTTTACTTCTTGCTGTCCTGCATGGGTAAAGTTTATGGAAGATAATTATCCTGAACTTACAAATCATTTATCAAGTTGTAAATCTCCTCAACAAATGGGTGGAGTAGTATTTAAAACTTATGGTGCTCAAATGAATAATGTAGATCCTAAAGATGTATTTAGTGTAGCTGTAATGCCATGTACTTGCAAAAAATTTGAATGTGATAGAGAAGAAATGAAGTCAAGTGGATACAAAGATGTAGATGTTGTAATCACAACTAGAGAATTAGCCTATTTAATAAAAGATATGGGAATTGACTTTAATAGTTTAAACAATGAAGACTTTGACTCTCCTCTAGGAGATTATACTGGAGCAGGAACTATATTTGGTGTTACAGGTGGAGTTATGGAAGCTGCTATAAGAACCGGATATGAGCTTATAACTAACCAAGAAATTCCTAACGTAGAGGTAACTCAAGTTAGAGGTGGAGAGGGAATAAGAAAATCTGTTATAAAAGTAGGAGACTTAAGTCTAAAAGTTGCAGCGGTAAGTGGTTTAAAAAATGTAGTTTCTATATTAGAAGATATTAAAAAGGGTGACTGTGACCTACACTTTATAGAAGTTATGACATGTCCAGAAGGATGTATTAGTGGTGGAGGGCAACCTAAACTTTTACTAGATGAATATAGAGAATTAGCTTATTCAAATAGAAGAAAATCAACTTATAATCACGATAGAGATATAGAGATAAGAAAATCTCATGAAAGTCCTGCTATAAAGAAAATATATGATGAATTTTTAAAAGAACCATTAGGAGAAAAATCACATCATTTATTACATACAAATTATTGTACTAGAAAGGAAGTGGCTAAATAA
- a CDS encoding 4Fe-4S dicluster domain-containing protein, with translation MNCFVISDPNKCIGCRTCSIACVVAHSEENIFLQDPNHINFNPRLTVVKTAEVSAPIQCRQCEDAPCANVCPNEAIKRENGAIVVKEEKCVGCKTCIIACPIGAIEIVSKEIKLDNIDSDKLYFKEQMVANKCDLCAGKEDGPACVNVCPTKAFKIVKEEDVKVIINDKRKQAAECISNL, from the coding sequence ATGAATTGTTTTGTTATATCAGACCCAAATAAATGTATAGGATGTAGAACATGTTCTATTGCATGCGTAGTAGCTCACTCTGAAGAAAATATATTTTTACAAGACCCAAATCATATAAACTTTAATCCAAGACTTACTGTTGTAAAAACTGCAGAAGTAAGTGCGCCTATTCAATGTAGACAATGTGAAGATGCGCCTTGTGCAAATGTATGTCCTAATGAAGCTATAAAAAGAGAAAATGGGGCAATAGTAGTTAAGGAAGAAAAATGTGTTGGCTGTAAAACATGTATTATAGCATGCCCTATAGGAGCTATAGAAATAGTGAGTAAAGAAATTAAATTAGATAATATAGATTCAGATAAATTATATTTCAAAGAGCAAATGGTAGCAAATAAATGTGATTTATGTGCAGGGAAGGAAGACGGTCCTGCATGTGTAAATGTATGTCCTACTAAAGCATTTAAAATAGTAAAAGAAGAGGATGTAAAAGTAATCATAAATGATAAAAGAAAACAAGCAGCAGAATGCATTTCCAACTTATAA
- the modA gene encoding molybdate ABC transporter substrate-binding protein: protein MKKTNKILLIVSVILALGLSGCSKVSKEKQNITISAAASLKEPLEEIKGIYEKENDVNITLNLGASGTLQKQIEQGADCDIYISASPKQINVLEKKNLIKKDSKIDLLQNKLVIISNKESNKNLDQNDSNLKFSIGTPKVVPAGDYAKESLENMGMYDKLKDKIIYAKDVKQVLSYVETNNVDFGMVYKSDALSSDKCKIYEVVDDNMHKPIIYPAAIVASTKNESQSDKFIKYLNSSKSKEIFKKYGFECVNN, encoded by the coding sequence ATGAAAAAAACAAATAAGATTTTACTTATTGTAAGTGTTATATTAGCATTAGGTTTAAGTGGGTGTAGTAAAGTTTCTAAAGAGAAACAAAATATAACTATATCAGCTGCGGCAAGTTTAAAAGAACCTTTAGAAGAAATAAAAGGTATATATGAAAAAGAAAATGATGTGAATATTACCCTTAATTTAGGTGCATCTGGAACTCTTCAAAAGCAAATAGAACAAGGTGCAGATTGTGATATATATATATCTGCTTCACCTAAGCAAATTAATGTATTAGAAAAGAAAAACCTTATAAAAAAAGATTCTAAAATAGATTTATTACAAAATAAACTTGTGATAATATCAAATAAAGAATCAAATAAAAATTTAGATCAAAATGACAGCAATCTGAAGTTCTCTATAGGAACACCCAAAGTAGTTCCAGCTGGAGACTATGCTAAAGAATCATTAGAGAATATGGGAATGTATGATAAATTAAAAGATAAAATAATATATGCAAAAGATGTAAAGCAAGTATTGTCTTATGTTGAAACAAATAACGTAGACTTTGGAATGGTATATAAGTCAGATGCATTAAGTTCTGATAAGTGTAAAATCTATGAAGTAGTGGATGATAATATGCATAAGCCAATAATATACCCAGCAGCTATTGTAGCAAGTACAAAGAATGAATCTCAATCGGATAAATTTATTAAATACTTAAATAGTTCAAAGTCTAAAGAAATATTTAAAAAATATGGATTTGAATGTGTAAATAATTAA
- the modB gene encoding molybdate ABC transporter permease subunit: MKDAIILSIKISVVATMITLVVGIFLARIFTKYNFKFKTIIESFIIIPMVLPPSVVGYGLLVVLGKNGPVGEFVYNLFEKSLIFTPQAACIACIVVALPMMYQSCKTAFLEIDTTYEDVAKDLGATDSKVFWKIIIPLSKKGIIGGTILSFARAFGEFGATLMVAGNIPGKTQTVPLAIYFFVESGDIREANILIIITIIISFTTIFILNKLK, translated from the coding sequence ATGAAAGATGCCATAATCTTATCCATAAAAATTTCTGTAGTAGCTACAATGATAACTTTAGTAGTAGGTATTTTTTTGGCTAGAATATTTACAAAATATAATTTTAAATTTAAAACAATTATAGAATCTTTTATAATTATTCCTATGGTATTACCACCATCTGTTGTTGGTTATGGACTTTTAGTAGTTCTTGGAAAAAATGGTCCAGTAGGAGAGTTTGTATATAATTTATTTGAAAAATCATTGATTTTTACTCCACAGGCGGCATGTATAGCATGTATAGTAGTTGCGCTTCCGATGATGTATCAAAGCTGTAAAACTGCTTTTTTAGAAATAGATACCACATATGAAGATGTAGCTAAAGATCTTGGAGCTACTGATAGTAAGGTTTTTTGGAAAATAATAATACCATTATCTAAAAAAGGTATTATAGGCGGAACTATATTATCATTTGCGAGGGCTTTTGGAGAATTTGGAGCAACTTTAATGGTAGCTGGAAATATACCAGGTAAGACTCAAACGGTACCTTTAGCCATATATTTTTTCGTAGAAAGTGGCGATATAAGAGAAGCAAATATATTAATAATAATAACTATAATAATAAGTTTTACTACTATATTTATATTAAATAAATTAAAATAG
- the moaC gene encoding cyclic pyranopterin monophosphate synthase MoaC, producing MEFTHFNEHGKAKMVDVSEKNETKRTATAKGSISMKSGTIEIIKQGKIKKGDVLSVAQVGGITGAKKTWDLIPMCHNIFLTGADIKFNILETEIEIEATVSTVGKTGVEMEALTAVSMAALTIYDMCKAIDKDMVINNIRLVKKVGGKSGEYIRNE from the coding sequence ATGGAGTTTACTCACTTTAATGAACATGGGAAAGCCAAAATGGTAGATGTAAGTGAAAAAAATGAAACAAAAAGAACTGCTACAGCTAAAGGTAGCATATCTATGAAGTCAGGAACTATAGAGATAATAAAGCAAGGAAAAATAAAAAAAGGCGATGTACTTTCTGTAGCACAAGTCGGAGGAATAACAGGAGCAAAGAAAACATGGGATTTAATACCTATGTGTCATAATATATTTTTAACAGGAGCGGATATTAAATTTAATATATTAGAAACAGAAATAGAAATAGAAGCTACAGTATCTACTGTAGGTAAGACTGGAGTAGAGATGGAGGCTTTAACAGCTGTGTCTATGGCAGCACTTACTATATATGATATGTGCAAAGCTATAGATAAGGATATGGTTATAAATAATATAAGACTTGTAAAAAAAGTAGGTGGAAAAAGTGGGGAGTACATTAGAAATGAATAA
- a CDS encoding MOSC domain-containing protein: protein MGKVISINISEKKGTIKKPIEKGMFKQNHGLVGDAHAGEWHRQISLLGIESIEKTRKQGIDGLTPGVFAENLTTEGIVLYELPVGTKLKIGNTIQEVTQIGKKCHKGCEIKTKVGDCVMPREGIFTKIIKDGEVKCGDKIEIIEA from the coding sequence ATAGGAAAAGTAATATCTATAAATATAAGTGAGAAAAAAGGAACTATAAAAAAACCAATAGAAAAAGGTATGTTTAAACAAAATCATGGTCTTGTTGGAGATGCTCATGCAGGTGAGTGGCATAGACAAATAAGCTTACTTGGAATTGAAAGTATAGAAAAAACAAGAAAACAAGGAATAGATGGTTTAACTCCTGGAGTTTTTGCCGAAAACCTAACAACTGAAGGTATAGTTCTGTATGAGTTACCTGTAGGAACGAAGTTGAAAATAGGTAATACAATTCAAGAAGTTACTCAGATAGGGAAGAAGTGCCATAAAGGCTGTGAAATAAAAACTAAAGTTGGGGACTGTGTAATGCCTAGAGAAGGAATATTCACTAAAATAATAAAAGATGGTGAAGTTAAATGTGGAGATAAAATAGAAATTATTGAAGCATAA
- a CDS encoding SH3 domain-containing protein, giving the protein MSMNKRARKSSLILALGLVVGGLYTSTSNIYAAEREVVKAEKLNVRKGPSIEEQRVGSLDRGMVVEILETNNGWNKIKLTDGNEGWVSGDYTDKENATVTASKLNVRKGPATEHDKLDTLDKNTEIKLLEEQDNWYRIKLDDKKEGWVCGDYVLTESQAKEQEQNQAKQQNNDAVKEVKSASTVSDATTNESSNSQAETSSNNNNGTLMSIEATAYAGDTITSTGTTPKWGTIAVDPTVIPYGTKVYIPKFDMVFTAEDCGSAIKGKRIDIFMNSEAECVKFGRQNMEIKILK; this is encoded by the coding sequence ATGAGTATGAATAAAAGAGCGAGGAAATCATCATTAATATTAGCATTAGGATTAGTTGTAGGAGGACTTTATACATCTACAAGTAATATATATGCAGCAGAAAGAGAAGTAGTTAAAGCAGAAAAATTAAATGTAAGAAAAGGTCCATCAATAGAAGAACAAAGAGTAGGATCATTAGACAGAGGTATGGTAGTTGAAATATTAGAAACAAATAATGGATGGAACAAGATAAAGCTTACTGATGGAAATGAAGGATGGGTAAGTGGAGATTACACTGATAAAGAGAATGCAACTGTAACTGCTAGTAAATTAAACGTAAGAAAAGGGCCAGCTACAGAACATGATAAATTAGATACATTAGATAAAAATACAGAAATTAAACTTTTAGAAGAACAAGATAATTGGTATAGAATTAAATTAGATGATAAAAAAGAAGGATGGGTTTGTGGTGATTATGTGTTAACAGAATCTCAAGCTAAAGAACAAGAACAAAACCAAGCTAAACAACAAAACAATGATGCTGTTAAAGAAGTTAAGAGCGCATCTACAGTATCTGATGCAACAACAAATGAATCTTCTAACTCACAAGCAGAAACTTCATCTAATAACAACAATGGAACATTAATGTCTATAGAAGCAACAGCATATGCTGGAGATACTATAACTTCAACAGGAACAACTCCTAAATGGGGAACTATAGCAGTTGACCCAACTGTAATACCATATGGAACAAAAGTATATATACCTAAGTTTGACATGGTATTTACTGCAGAAGATTGTGGAAGTGCTATAAAAGGTAAAAGAATAGATATATTTATGAACAGTGAAGCAGAATGTGTTAAGTTCGGAAGACAAAATATGGAAATAAAAATATTAAAATAG
- a CDS encoding dicarboxylate/amino acid:cation symporter has translation MRKLGLTSKILIGLFLGMLFGVILSKMPGSYIKDTVLLGGIINVIGNGFTKAIKMMVVPLVFVSLVCGVSAMEDIKKLGRIGFKTMGFYLMTTAVAICISLALGVLLKPGAGLDLGTVASQSTTIAKNQSLSEIILNMIPSNPIEAFAKGEMLQIIFFAMLTGVSISLVGEKAKPLKKLFECANEVCMKMVSVIMMFAPFGVFALITNTFSTVGADAIGSLVKYILVVLLGLLLHVVVVYGGSLKVFTKVSFIGFVRKFSKVAAVTFSTASSNASVPVSLELMEEMGVSKSIRSFTIPMGATINMDGTAIMQGVAALFIAQVYGVHLGINDMLTIVLTATLASVGTAGVPGVGMIMLSMVLQSVGLPLEGIGLIMGVERIIDMFRTTVNVMGDNTCTLVVASSEKELEVTNIDAAEVA, from the coding sequence ATGAGGAAACTTGGATTAACGAGTAAGATATTAATTGGATTATTTTTAGGAATGTTATTTGGTGTAATACTTAGCAAAATGCCAGGTAGTTATATTAAAGATACAGTTTTATTAGGTGGAATTATAAATGTAATAGGAAATGGATTCACAAAAGCTATAAAAATGATGGTAGTGCCACTAGTATTTGTTTCATTGGTATGCGGTGTATCTGCTATGGAAGATATAAAGAAATTAGGTAGAATTGGATTTAAAACTATGGGATTCTATTTAATGACAACAGCTGTAGCTATTTGTATATCATTAGCTTTAGGAGTTTTATTAAAGCCAGGTGCAGGACTTGATTTAGGAACTGTAGCTAGCCAATCTACTACGATAGCAAAAAATCAGTCACTATCAGAAATAATATTAAATATGATACCATCAAACCCTATAGAGGCTTTTGCAAAAGGTGAAATGCTACAAATAATATTCTTTGCAATGCTTACTGGAGTATCAATAAGTTTAGTAGGAGAAAAGGCAAAACCTTTAAAAAAATTATTTGAGTGTGCAAATGAAGTTTGTATGAAAATGGTTAGTGTAATAATGATGTTTGCACCTTTTGGAGTATTTGCACTTATTACAAATACTTTCTCTACAGTAGGAGCAGATGCAATAGGATCATTAGTTAAATATATATTAGTTGTATTATTAGGGCTATTACTACATGTAGTAGTGGTTTATGGAGGATCGTTAAAAGTATTTACAAAAGTTAGTTTTATCGGATTTGTACGTAAATTTTCAAAAGTAGCTGCAGTTACTTTTTCAACTGCATCAAGTAATGCTTCTGTTCCAGTAAGTTTAGAGCTTATGGAAGAAATGGGAGTTAGTAAAAGTATACGTTCATTTACAATACCTATGGGAGCTACTATAAACATGGACGGAACAGCTATAATGCAAGGTGTAGCAGCTTTATTTATAGCACAAGTTTATGGAGTTCATTTAGGTATAAATGATATGTTAACAATAGTTTTAACAGCGACTTTAGCATCAGTTGGAACGGCAGGAGTTCCAGGTGTTGGTATGATAATGCTATCAATGGTGCTTCAATCAGTAGGACTTCCACTTGAAGGTATCGGACTTATAATGGGAGTAGAAAGAATTATAGATATGTTTAGAACTACAGTAAATGTTATGGGAGATAACACTTGTACACTTGTAGTTGCAAGTAGTGAAAAAGAGTTAGAAGTAACTAATATAGATGCGGCAGAAGTAGCGTAA